The following are encoded together in the Malaya genurostris strain Urasoe2022 chromosome 3, Malgen_1.1, whole genome shotgun sequence genome:
- the LOC131435628 gene encoding protein suppressor of sable-like, whose translation MSEHEDLEDGEIEDDDEDEVQVLPENESNIIPAVNVSAQPLEEWDEDEKLHEPSDKSENVKKILDSKARHTDDVAAPKNLKRSKPAPVVDDWATSVENAIASALKKDGVQPPMPSISNRHEENEGETPAKRKKRDKQRKKTVPEKTEEMAEIDLEYEMMNIRGGSPRPVQHADRSDSADSYSSDDSRERERERGRERRDRDRERDREYSRRKRKNRPRNRGNRDNRKRKRDDSDDEKQHSRHSGPRKMELCKFYLMDCCAKREKCLYMHSDFPCKYYYLGLKCKDKEKCLFSHGEPLSDELRIILLKHLETAPQEILGDFPRISRESASTMVNATHRKLVEKFGNSENVNTTDDAASGKIPSLLDMIGTSDRNSTKNRRSRWCEKNAADISEGGKKDTGSSHEDFLSLKHLSGVISAEQIENLEKMGIHNLDQINQLTVAQLNELGLSIGQIHELQLNSLNMKKLRDNIAKQGTKSNDTEFPESSTSSLTNSNNDLDMRITPSHTSLQKDSSEIHTLGGKDIDMRFLPIVSSAAQDANAANNPHATEENLDLVSTSLASLIKTPTVDYSQYLKDSNLNDDDDMDNTENTDNLLIAHDDDDDDDEENNLKISIEDDEQEEKAKNSSGNWDSDDEPLQPKPAIFDEKLINRSVTQKIDYSKPFGMYKSTEDEPETFADPVQQTRFESNVESTKKLNRHDILSRKSMYSASINTPENSGGKSPSTYKQQVSPSHNTQTMGWSPNSSNTAATITAKTSHSVKQSRPSIYDDPCNSENSDDSDPESKSSMYTDRDKDMRLGFLNLDAKIGEEGSLLNDVDLRLPFKPIMTNYIPATEIDGSITSHPPIVYKINEVDIPKPNYKDIRRNTPRPERTKDPRLRRIFGIPNDDINEKNSPRVDSLIPGMRSPPSALPQMSPVAANGPVAPRLDPRTKRNQENKLQANERNSASTKPGNPAQLDVQTILQRSSWYTDLSSKHKIMVNQQLAILTTEMKKFHNSDKSPDLLADFMQLLAGNQMLQFILTNLNVYVDDSVAFCDVPLVPPQPPPLMSVPPPNLGLPAMGIIAPVGIPPPLTKPPSLFDLPRFNCPPEVRPGLLGVAPNMPFEQFLAMGQVNKNNNPPPLLEEWIDDFDDGLGGGFTPNYERNMGNFNNMRNNSMRNNNRMGNFRNNERWNNSGGGGGNNQNRRNNNNSRRNMDKKK comes from the exons ATGAGTGAACACGAAGACTTGGAAGACGGAGAGATCGAAGATGATGACGAAGATGAAGTCCAAGTTCTGCCAGAGAATGAATCGAATATCATTCCTGCAGTGAATGTTTCAGCTCAACCCTTGGAAGAATGGGATGAAGACGAAAAGCTTCATGAACCTAGTGATaagtctgaaaatgtcaaaaaaatacTCGATTCTAAAGCGCGACATACCGATGATGTGGCTGCCCCTAAAAATCTAAAACGAAGCAAACCAGCGCCGGTAGTTG ATGACTGGGCTACCAGTGTGGAAAATGCCATCGCAAGCGCATTAAAAAAAGACGGCGTTCAACCTCCGATGCCATCAATTAGCAATCGTCACGAAGAAAACGAAGGAGAAACGCCTGCAAAACGAAAGAAACGAGACAAACAGAGG AAAAAAACAGTTCCAGAAAAGACGGAAGAAATGGCTGAAATTGATCTTGAATACGAAATGATGAACATACGAGGTGGTAGTCCACGGCCGGTTCAGCATGCCGATCGAAGTGATTCTGCAGATAGCTACAGCTCAGACGATTCTCGTGAACGCGAACGGGAGCGAGGTCGAGAACGACGAGACCGTGATCGAGAGCGCGACCGTGAGTACAGCCGTCGTAAACGCAAAAATCGTCCTAGGAACAGagggaatcgggataatcgaaAACGCAAACGTGATGATTCCGAT GATGAAAAGCAGCATAGTCGCCACAGTGGTCCTCGAAAAAtggaattgtgcaagttttaccTTATGGATTGCTGCGCCAAGCGGGaaaaatgtttgtacatgcattCCGATTTTCCCTGCAAATACTATTACCTGGGACTGAAATGCAAGGACAAAGAGAAATGTCTTTTCAGTCACGGTGAACCATTATCGGATGAGTTACGGATAATTTTACTGAAACATTTAGAAACGGCACCACAGGAAATACTTGGCGATTTTCCTCGAATAAGTCGGGAGAGTGCAAGCACCATGGTCAATGCAACGCATCGAAAATTAGTAGAGAAATTCGGAAATTCCGAAAATGTGAATACAACTGATGATGCAGCTAGTGGTAAAATTCCCTCGTTACTGGATATGATAGGAACAAGTGATCGGAATAGCACTAAAAATCGCCGTTCTAGATGGTGCGAGAAAAATGCTGCCGATATTTCAGAGGGAGGCAAAAAAGACACTGGAAGCTCACATGAGGATTTCCTGAGCCTAAAACATCTATCTGGAGTAATATCGGCAGAACAAatagaaaatttagaaaaaatgggTATCCATAATCTAGACCAGATAAATCAACTCACAGTAGCTCAGTTGAATGAACTTGGATTGAGTATTGGTCAAATACATGAACTGCAACTGAATTCTCTTAATATGAAAAAGTTAAGAGACAATATTGCAAAACAAGGGACCAAGTCGAATGATACAGAATTTCCTGAATCATCGACTTCGTCTCTTACTAACAGCAATAATGATCTTGATATGCGTATAACACCATCACATACTTCTCTGCAAAAAGATTCCTCGGAAATACACACGCTTGGTGGAAAGGACATTGATATGAGATTCCTCCCAATTGTCAGTTCAGCAGCACAAGACGCAAATGCTGCAAATAACCCCCATGCAACAGAAGAGAACTTAGATTTGGTTTCCACTTCCCTGGCCAGTCTTATCAAAACACCCACCGTGGATTATTCACAGTACCTCAAAGATTCAAATCTAAACGATGACGATGACATGGATAATACTGAGAATACAGACAATCTACTGATTGCACatgacgacgacgatgatgatgatgaggagAACAATCTCAAAATCAGCATTGAAGATGATGAACAGGAGGAAAAAGCCAAAAACAGCAGCGGAAACTGGGACAGTGATGATGAACCGCTTCAACCAAAACCAgcaatttttgatgaaaaattgatTAATCGCTCCGTAACTCAAAAGATCGATTACTCCAAACCCTTTGGAATGTACAAATCGACTGAAGATGAACCGGAAACATTTGCCGACCCTGTACAACAGACACGGTTTGAAAGCAATGTGGAGTCAACGAAGAAACTGAACAGGCACGATATTCTTAGCCGAAAATCAATGTACAGTGCAAGCATTAATACACCCGAAAACTCTGGAGGAAAATCTCCATCAACTTACAAACAGCAAGTGTCTCCATCACACAATACGCAAACGATGGGATGGTCACCGAACTCTAGTAATACAGCAGCTACTATTACTGCTAAGACTTCTCATTCCGTAAAACAGTCGCGACCATCAATCTATGACGATCCGTGTAACAGCGAAAATAGTGATGACAGTGACCCCGAATCAAAGTCTTCAATGTACACAGATCGGGACAAGGACATGAGGTTAGGCTTTCTAAATTTAGATGCTAAGATTGGCGAAGAAGGAAGTCTTCTTAATGATGTAGATTTACGGTTACCATTTAAACCTATTATGACCAACTACATCCCGGCAACGGAGATTGACGGATCGATCACTTCGCATCCGCCGATCGTCTACAAG ATTAACGAGGTAGATATACCTAAACCTAACTATAAAGATATACGCCGTAATACGCCCCGCCCAGAGAGAACCAAAGATCCCAGACTGCGACGGATATTCGGTATTCCAAACGATGATATCAATGAGAAAAATAGCCCCAGAGTTGACTCATTAATTCCTGGAATGCGATCTCCGCCTTCTGCTTTGCCGCAGATGTCTCCTGTAGCAGCAAATGGCCCTGTAGCGCCTCGCTTAGACCCTCGAACGAAACGGAATCAGGAAAACAAACTTCAAGCAAATGAACGGAACAGCGCTAGTACAAAGCCTGGAAACCCTGCTCAGTTGGACGTACAAACTATTCTTCAACGATCTTCCTGGTACACGGATCTTAGTTCTAAACACAAAATTATGGTCAATCAACAGCTCGCGATTCTTACAACAGAGATGAAGAAATTCCACAACTCAGATAAATCTCCTGATCTGTTGGCAGATTTCATGCAACTTTTAGCTGGTAATCAAATGCTGCAGTTTATTTTAACCAATCTGAACGTATATGTTGATGACTCTGTGGCGTTTTGTGATGTACCTCTGGTCCCTCCGCAACCCCCGCCATTGATGTCTGTTCCTCCACCGAACCTAGGACTTCCTGCGATGGGAATAATTGCTCCAGTTGGTATCCCACCTCCTCTAACGAAGCCACCATCACTTTTCGATCTTCCCCGGTTTAACTGCCCCCCCGAAGTCCGACCTGGTTTGCTTGGTGTAGCGCCAAATATGCCTTTTGAGCAATTTTTAGCTATGGGACAagtcaataaaaacaataacccCCCACCTCTGTTAGAAGAATGGATCGATGATTTCGACGATGGTTTAGGTGGTGGATTCACTCCTAACTATGAACGAAATATGGGCAATTTTAATAACATGCGCAACAACTCCATGAGGAACAACAATAGAATGGGTAACTTTAGAAATAATGAAAGATGGAATAATTCAGGAGGAGGTGGTGGAAACAATCAGAATCGCCGGAACAATAATAATTCACGACGGAACatggataaaaaaaagtaa